Proteins encoded by one window of Lutibacter sp. A64:
- a CDS encoding acetyl-CoA hydrolase/transferase family protein: MNIPNKMTAENAVKLIKSGDRVLIQGGSATPQALIKAMVARAPELKGVEICHLHTEGECGYVAPELRESFHTNAFFIGGNIRKSIGDTADYIPMFLSDIPTLFREGYMDLDVVLINVSPPDKHGFCSLGVSVDIVHSGIERGKKIIAQINPLMPRTFGDAQVHINRFDACVEIEEEIYEMKFVAPSDIEKAIGKNVAEIIEDGATLQMGIGGIPNAVLTFLHNHKNLGVHTEMFSEGIVDLVEKGIVNGSKKKTNPYKIVSGFAMGTRRLYDFMDDNPEIEMNDIAYVNDTSIIRQNPKATAINSAIEVDLTGQICADSIGTRMFSGVGGQMDFMRGAALSPGGKPICAITSTTLKGVSKITPTLKVGAGVVTTRAHARYIATEYGVAELFGKNLKQRAHALRDIAHPDHREELDKAIFERFGSSLMIK; the protein is encoded by the coding sequence ATGAATATACCAAATAAAATGACAGCCGAAAATGCTGTTAAATTAATAAAATCAGGAGATAGAGTTTTAATTCAAGGAGGATCTGCTACACCACAAGCTTTAATTAAAGCAATGGTAGCTAGAGCACCTGAATTAAAAGGTGTAGAAATTTGCCACCTACATACCGAAGGTGAATGTGGATATGTAGCTCCAGAATTAAGAGAAAGTTTCCATACAAACGCCTTCTTTATTGGAGGAAATATTAGAAAAAGTATAGGAGACACTGCCGATTACATTCCAATGTTCTTAAGCGATATTCCAACTTTATTTAGAGAAGGTTATATGGACTTAGATGTTGTTTTAATAAATGTATCACCTCCAGATAAACACGGATTTTGCTCTTTAGGAGTTTCTGTAGATATTGTACACTCAGGTATTGAACGAGGTAAAAAAATAATTGCACAAATAAATCCACTAATGCCTCGTACTTTCGGAGATGCGCAAGTTCATATTAACAGATTTGATGCATGTGTTGAAATTGAAGAAGAAATCTATGAAATGAAATTTGTAGCCCCTTCTGATATAGAAAAAGCAATCGGTAAAAATGTAGCAGAAATTATTGAAGATGGAGCAACACTTCAAATGGGAATTGGAGGTATTCCTAATGCTGTATTAACATTTTTACACAACCATAAAAACTTAGGTGTACATACAGAAATGTTTTCTGAAGGTATTGTAGATTTAGTTGAAAAAGGAATTGTAAATGGATCTAAAAAGAAAACAAATCCTTATAAAATAGTTTCAGGGTTTGCAATGGGTACACGCCGTTTATACGATTTTATGGATGACAATCCAGAAATTGAAATGAATGATATTGCTTATGTAAACGATACGTCAATTATTCGTCAAAACCCAAAAGCAACAGCTATAAACTCTGCTATTGAAGTAGATTTAACTGGACAAATTTGTGCAGATTCAATTGGTACAAGAATGTTTTCTGGTGTAGGTGGTCAAATGGACTTTATGCGTGGTGCAGCATTATCACCAGGCGGAAAACCAATTTGTGCCATTACATCTACAACTTTAAAAGGTGTTTCTAAGATTACACCAACTTTAAAAGTAGGTGCTGGTGTAGTAACAACTCGTGCCCATGCACGCTATATAGCAACTGAATATGGTGTTGCAGAGCTGTTTGGTAAAAACCTAAAACAACGTGCTCATGCGCTTAGAGACATCGCACACCCAGATCATAGAGAAGAATTAGACAAAGCTATTTTCGAACGTTTTGGAAGTAGTTTAATGATTAAATAA
- a CDS encoding sodium ion-translocating decarboxylase subunit beta, whose protein sequence is MKKVIIIFCALSLLIFIRPALGLGTNTNATNLEDAVKTEQVESTANSDSKIGALNGIKQFYNYTGFANATSGHVIMIIIGIVFIFLGIKYDYEPLLLIPIGTGVILGNIPFVAGNQTGIYETGSVLNYLYFGVVKGVYPPLIFLGIGAMTDFSSLIANPKLMLLGAAAQIGVFATFMGALYLGFSLPEAGAIGIIGGADGPTAIFLSSKLANGINILADGTTVKNLIGPIAIAAYSYMALVPVIQPPLMRLLISKKDRKIKMKPPRAVTQKEKMIFPVVGLILTLFISPSALPLLGMLFFGNLLKESGRTERLADTARTKLIDIVTILLGVTVGASTQADIFITEDSMLIFGLGAISFVIATCGGLLFAKFMNLFLKGDNKINPLIGAAGVSAVPDSARVVHHEGLKSDPSNYLLMHAMAPNVSGVIGSAIAAGIILSFLG, encoded by the coding sequence ATGAAGAAAGTAATAATAATATTTTGTGCTTTATCACTGTTGATCTTTATAAGACCAGCACTTGGGTTAGGTACAAATACAAACGCAACTAATTTAGAAGATGCTGTTAAAACTGAACAAGTTGAAAGCACAGCAAATTCAGACTCAAAGATTGGGGCTCTTAATGGAATAAAACAATTTTATAACTATACCGGTTTTGCAAACGCAACATCTGGTCATGTAATTATGATTATTATAGGGATTGTATTTATATTTTTAGGAATAAAATACGATTATGAGCCACTGCTTTTAATACCTATTGGAACAGGTGTAATTCTGGGAAATATTCCCTTTGTTGCAGGTAACCAAACTGGAATTTACGAAACAGGTTCTGTTTTAAACTACTTATATTTTGGAGTAGTAAAAGGAGTATATCCTCCTCTAATTTTCTTAGGTATTGGAGCAATGACAGATTTCTCATCACTAATTGCAAACCCTAAACTAATGCTTTTAGGTGCAGCAGCACAAATTGGTGTATTTGCTACATTTATGGGAGCACTTTACCTTGGTTTTAGTCTTCCTGAAGCTGGAGCTATTGGAATTATTGGTGGTGCTGATGGACCAACTGCTATTTTCCTTTCATCTAAATTAGCAAACGGTATAAATATACTCGCAGATGGTACAACGGTTAAAAACTTAATTGGGCCAATTGCAATTGCTGCCTATTCATATATGGCATTAGTACCGGTAATTCAACCTCCTTTAATGCGTTTATTAATTTCAAAAAAGGATAGAAAAATTAAAATGAAACCACCAAGAGCTGTAACTCAAAAAGAAAAAATGATTTTCCCTGTGGTTGGTTTAATTTTAACATTATTCATCTCTCCTAGTGCATTACCACTATTAGGTATGTTATTCTTTGGAAATTTATTAAAAGAATCTGGAAGAACTGAACGTTTAGCTGACACTGCAAGAACAAAATTAATTGATATTGTAACCATTCTTTTAGGTGTAACAGTAGGTGCTTCTACACAAGCAGATATCTTTATTACTGAAGATTCCATGTTAATCTTTGGATTAGGAGCAATCTCATTTGTTATTGCTACTTGTGGAGGATTATTATTCGCTAAGTTTATGAATTTATTCCTTAAAGGAGATAATAAAATAAACCCATTAATTGGTGCTGCAGGTGTCTCTGCTGTTCCAGATAGTGCGCGTGTTGTTCACCACGAAGGATTAAAATCTGACCCAAGTAACTACTTATTAATGCATGCAATGGCTCCTAATGTTTCAGGTGTAATTGGTTCTGCAATTGCAGCAGGTATTATATTAAGTTTCTTAGGATAG
- a CDS encoding methylmalonyl-CoA mutase family protein, which translates to MSDKNKALFSEFPPVSTEQWMERVTADLKGADFDKKLVWKNLTGINIQPCYSIENKIEQLQNTGENSQSLVNYRSITVTTAENGNKLAIKAVEEGMNGIIFQLKENVSIANLLNGIDLNATTVSFEITDDAIAFTTDLVAFAKDSNLKGYINTGVISNYVTTGSFNASQIEVIAELVKLTADFPNFKAITVSGTEYLDSGANQVQEIAYTLNSLVFLIEKLSEKGVEAQTIFNNLNFKLAIGLEYFIEIGKFRAFNSLLAEVATKYGVSELTNTITAKTSIWSKSVTDAETNLLRCTTEAMSAILGNVDGILIDPYDKEFKAPSEFSSRIAGNITTILKEESYFGKVSNPVDGSYYIEEVSSKIAEKALELFKSIEADGGFYTAFENETIQQQVAEIRLKKLKLISQRRTPMVGINKYPNLMEKVAIDLLSTGPTENSKVLTPRRASLEIEAMRRVTEQLVTDTNVRPIVQLASYGNLNMRKARAAFAYDFIGVSGFDVHQEESFNSAEEAATESAKSDAHVVVICSSDQDYDESAVAFIKAFRAIAKNKVLLLAGAPKNMDELTEFGLDGVVNMRTDVLVTLSAIQEKVQKTLKA; encoded by the coding sequence ATGAGCGATAAAAATAAAGCACTTTTTTCTGAATTCCCTCCTGTTTCAACAGAACAGTGGATGGAAAGAGTGACCGCAGATTTAAAAGGAGCTGATTTTGATAAAAAACTGGTTTGGAAAAACCTTACTGGTATCAATATTCAACCTTGTTACAGCATAGAAAATAAAATTGAGCAGCTTCAAAATACTGGAGAAAACTCTCAATCTTTAGTCAACTATCGTAGCATTACAGTTACAACAGCTGAAAATGGAAATAAATTAGCTATAAAAGCTGTTGAGGAAGGAATGAATGGAATTATTTTTCAATTAAAAGAAAATGTATCTATAGCAAACCTTCTTAATGGAATAGATTTAAATGCAACAACTGTTTCTTTTGAAATAACAGATGATGCTATTGCTTTTACAACTGATTTAGTTGCTTTTGCAAAAGACAGCAATTTAAAAGGTTATATTAATACAGGAGTTATTTCAAATTATGTAACTACTGGTTCTTTTAATGCTTCTCAAATTGAAGTAATTGCAGAACTTGTAAAATTAACTGCTGATTTTCCTAACTTTAAAGCTATCACAGTTTCTGGAACTGAATATTTAGATTCAGGTGCAAACCAAGTTCAAGAAATTGCTTACACATTAAATTCTTTAGTTTTCTTAATTGAAAAACTTTCAGAAAAAGGTGTTGAAGCTCAAACTATATTTAACAATTTAAACTTTAAACTAGCTATTGGTTTAGAGTACTTTATTGAAATTGGTAAATTTAGAGCATTTAACAGTTTATTAGCTGAAGTTGCTACCAAATACGGAGTTTCTGAACTTACAAACACCATTACAGCTAAAACTTCAATTTGGAGTAAATCTGTAACAGATGCTGAAACTAACTTATTGCGTTGTACAACTGAAGCTATGTCTGCAATTTTAGGAAATGTAGATGGTATTTTAATTGATCCTTACGATAAAGAATTTAAAGCACCTTCTGAATTTTCAAGTAGAATAGCTGGTAATATAACTACTATTTTAAAAGAAGAATCTTACTTCGGAAAAGTTTCAAACCCAGTTGATGGTTCCTATTATATTGAAGAAGTTTCTTCAAAAATAGCTGAAAAAGCTTTAGAATTATTTAAATCTATTGAAGCCGATGGTGGTTTTTACACAGCTTTTGAAAATGAAACAATTCAACAACAAGTTGCTGAAATTCGTCTTAAAAAATTAAAATTAATTAGCCAACGTAGAACTCCAATGGTAGGGATTAATAAATACCCTAACTTAATGGAAAAAGTTGCTATAGACTTACTTTCTACTGGTCCAACCGAAAATTCTAAAGTATTAACTCCAAGAAGAGCTTCATTAGAAATTGAAGCAATGCGAAGAGTTACAGAACAATTAGTTACAGATACCAATGTACGTCCAATTGTGCAGTTAGCAAGTTACGGTAACTTAAATATGCGTAAAGCTAGAGCTGCTTTTGCTTACGACTTTATTGGTGTTAGTGGTTTTGACGTTCACCAAGAAGAAAGTTTTAATAGCGCTGAAGAAGCTGCTACAGAAAGTGCAAAATCAGACGCTCACGTAGTGGTAATCTGTAGTTCAGATCAAGATTACGATGAAAGTGCTGTTGCATTTATAAAAGCATTTAGAGCTATTGCTAAAAACAAAGTATTGTTATTAGCTGGTGCTCCAAAAAACATGGATGAATTAACTGAATTTGGTTTAGATGGTGTTGTTAATATGAGAACTGATGTTCTTGTAACACTTTCAGCGATTCAGGAAAAAGTTCAAAAAACATTAAAAGCCTAA